In Brassica napus cultivar Da-Ae chromosome A3, Da-Ae, whole genome shotgun sequence, the sequence AGGGGTAACCACGAGTGTGCTTCTATCAACCGCATATATGGATTTTACGATGAGTGTAAAAGGAGGTTCAATGTGAGGGTATGGAAGGTTTTCACAGACTGTTTCAACTGCCTTCCTGTTGCTGCGCTTATAGATGACAAGATACTGTGTATGCACGGTGGACTTTCCCCGGATCTCGACCATTTGGATGAGATTAGAAGCTTGCCGCGTCCAACTATGATTCCTGACACGGGGCTCCTCTGTGATTTGCTCTGGTCTGATCCCGGGAAAGATGTTAAAGGATGGGGGATGAATGATAGGGGCGTTTCTTACACCTTTGGTCCGGATAAAGTCTCTGAGTTTCTAACGAAACATGATCTAGACCTTGTGTGTCGTGCCCATCAGGTGAAGATTTTTGATCATGTCTCTGTATTTGATTCTACTGCTTTTGTGATGTTTACAAGGGAGGTATAATGAATTTTGTTATGACAGGTGGTGGAAGATGGTTATGAGTTCTTTGCTGATAGACAGCTAGTGACGGTGTTTTCAGCTCCTAACTACTGTGGAGAATTTGATAATGCTGGTGCGATGATGAGCGTGGATGAGAACCTTATGTGCTCGTTTCAGATTTTGAAGCCTGCGGAGAAGAAGTCCAAGTTCATGATGTCCACAAAGATTTGAATCCTTTCATTGAAGGTTAGTCAATATTGTGTCCTTAGCAACACAGAACAAGTGAATGAATGGATTTTTTTTATGCAATGAtttgttcatcttcttctttacaAGTTTTAATGGGTTCTTTCCTTGTTTCTGCAGATGGACGTGGTCTTGCTCAGAGAAATTGATTCAAACGGTTGGAGACTTGGCTTTAAAGTGTGTGCCTTAGTCTTTTATAATGTCTGTCTTCCCAACTTCACTTACTGCATCATTTTGTTCCTTATCTTCTTTTAAGGGGTTTACATGATGTTCATCTGCCTGTTGACAGCACATAGTTGGTGTATACATGCGTGTGATGGTCTCTTGGATTTTAGGACACCCAGTGAAATGgtgattataaaaaaaagtttagtaaGATGACCTTTGTCTCGTAAGTGGCATATGTGCAAGTTGAAGTGCATAAAGCATATGGGCTCTTCAATTAATCAACATCAAATTACCATCTAAATTACAAAAAGAATGAATATATCTCTTGGTCATGTGAATAGCATAAAAATGTTTATTGTTATTGAAATTGAGATTAACCAAGAAATGTCCACTCGTCTTTTGTATGATCATGTGAAAGTGGGAGGAGGTAACGCATATCTATATTTAATATATCTTCAATTAACCAACATCAAAATGGAATGAGCATCTAAAACTTACAAAAGAACCAAGTCTCACTCTTGGTTATTTTTAATGGGTACactatatactattaaaagagaaacattcttaaaaaatctacttaaacaaaGTTGTTGGACCTATTCATTAAGTAATTATTTTTTGGTCCTaccttaatataattataatctaACTAAACGTATTACTTAATTTAAATGATTTCATATATTACTTACCAAATCACGTTATACACCACTGATTATACCATAGCtccattttattaaaataacatCTTAACAAAACGTGACCAATGAATCACAATATCATAACAATAGTGTACTTTGGTACCCCAACTTTACAACAGTTCCATCTACCATTGCCATTGATAGagctttgttaaaaaaattgaaaagatcCTCGAAATCTCTATATTAAATAAACAATTCTATATACAAATAGTGTAATATATTTTGCTAACAAGATCTATCAACAGATTTCTATAGATGTGTTACTTAATAATTTCAAGATTTGCACCAAATTAAATGTCTAAAATCATTAACTTTACTGATTTTCATCAAAGGTTCATGAaaacttaactaattttttaaattggtaatattgtaatatttatagttgataaaaaattcttcaaaaatacttttaatagagTTCACGGAAATTATGGATTTGTGGtcaatatctataaattaaaatgcaTAGCATAAATACaatgaatttattttatatgacaaatcaaataggttattcagttttatgtactattataaagtatatgagaactaaatcaaaaatttaaaatattataagatttttCTAGGTTTTTGTCGGATCAACCGATGTTGGTTCATGGGTTAATGGCGAAGTTTTGGGTTTTATTAGAGCTTTAAAAATTAAGGTACCCATTTGATTCTAGAttcagtttcattttttttgttccagAGATAAATGATATACTCGGTTATTAATGAAATTCAATTCAATTTTGGTTTCGGTTtcttcagtttgatattgttcgGTTCGTGATTCCGAAAAATATGCTCTAGCCTATacactattttatataaaaattcattaaaaaaatatttaatttcgaaaacaaatccgcgctttccaagcgcggatcaaaatctagtagaaTATTATTATTAGAGGGAATGAAATTGGATTATGTTGTTCTTTGTTGTGGATGAGAAATAAACACGAAGCGATAAAGCTTGTTGAAGGCAACTTTTATTTGGTTGGAAACGGGAACCAAAACCAAATGCATCTTATTTCTTAGACAACATATTATGTCATTAGCCCTGTTTGGCGCATGGTCGCAGACGCTacaaatatttttgatgttactataaaaaattatataaataaagctATATACTATAATCAACTTACCTTAAAGAGTCGGTTTCCATACACGACGAggcacaacttcttcttcttcttcaccaagaCCAAAACCAGTTTGTTCATTGTCAACATCAATATTACCCACATCACTTATACCAAAGCCAAAATTTATATGCTCATTGAACATATAAAACGGTGGTATGTCTAGGTGGTTTAGAGATAGAGAGTCTAAGTCTAGAATATCCTCTAGCTCCTGTCAGTATACAAAAAGGTTACCATTGACATGTTTGACCACAAGTGCGTACAcaacatcaaaacaaaaacaagacaCACTCAATATCATGTTTGCTTTTCGGTTTGATTCAGACTCATGAGCTCTAGCATGAGCTACATGAGACTCATTACCATGTGCATACAGCTCCTCTCCACCTTGAATGTTATCTGCTAGGTTTGAGTCAGATTCTTAAGCTCCAACATGAGCTACATGAGACTCATCACCATGTGCATTCAGCTCCTCTCGGCCTTGGATGTTTATTGATAAAACAGTGTGGTTTGATTCCTGAGCTACATGAGACTCATTGTGTTTTTGTATCACAAGTGTcttaacaaataataataaaagagagATAAATAGTTACTCAGTACGTCATAGTATAATTTCAAGTGAAAGATTAACAATAAACTACATGTATCTGGTCCATGATGCGATTACACTTATCATAATGATTTAATACATAAGCCTTTTTGAAACTAGTTGGAAACTGAGAAAGCGATCACCATTTTAAGGATCCGCTTGTTCGCACTTTGTGCATTTTGTTCTCCCGGTTTGTATGGACCATGTAAACTGAAGAAAAACTCAAGAATAAGTAATAATCAAAGAGAACCAAAAATACTCAAGAGAAGTTtgtgtaaaatataattttagttatGGAACAACACACGAATTAATAAAGTAAGAAAGTAAGCTTATGAGAGGCAAGCTTCTCGACTCATGCTATTACtgatttttcttaatattattttaattctgGGCCAAGCCCAATCTATGACATCCCTAAAATCTGATGTTGGGTCCGCCCTTTTTCTTTTGCGGCTAGGGCCTCTAGAGAAGTCGAGTTGTTTTGCTCTCACACAGCGGATAAACTGCAAAGACGGCACACAGTTTCAAATGAAGATGCAATAACTGACACACTTTCTTCAATTTGTGATAGTTGACTTCTCCCCACAGTGCAGTTAACCAATCTAAACCGCATAAATTAAATTGGTTATAACTCAATATTTACCGGCGGGAAGTTGGTAAGAAGTAAGAGCAATacggttttgttttggttttacatttgtgattaatttcgtaatattttcatttgcttcgtatacattgttttttttataattttccctTCAATAATTTCGTAAGGGGTTTGACAACACTTTTTTCTGACCATACTTCAGAAGAATTTCCTTGTATCTTTGTTCTTAAACAAGGTTTCTTTCTCCTAATGTAAGCTTGTATTctctttttgtatttattacCATTAGAGgctaaataaaacaaaatattatatcttTTTTAAAGTACACCATGTTGCAAAGCATGCCATCAAGGAATTATTAGCCAATTAAAACCCACTTCTCATATGTAGTGTTCCTATAGTATCCTTAGATTCTTGGATACTTGATGAACACCCACTTTGTAATGTGATATTGATGTAAAGACCAACGAAATTCAGAAACTAGAAACTCTATATGTAGTTTGACACATTGATCAACATATGTCTATATATACTATCTTTGAGTATCAAATTGTAGTATTCACTTTCATCTTGCTTTGTATCTCCCTTGCAATAATTTTGATGTGACGTAGTAGTTGAAGCTCACAATCAGAAGGGACGGCATCTTCAATTGGTGGGTTCACACTAGACGGCAGCTCGTTGGGACCATATGTAGGTATTTATTTGACTCTCAATCATGCATGTGCGGTTTAAATAGCGGCTACTACTACTATGAAAAGTTAGATGTTTGAtgggaaaaaaaaatagtatggCCACTActtaaataaaaaggaaaataagcTGGCACCTTTTTCATGTGGTTGAGGAACGTCTTatcaaaacattataaaagGGAAAAAACTCTTAGCTCCAGAGACTACAAGTGCCAGAAATCATGAGTGCCACAGGAGCTAAGAATCGCACAAGCAATGTAAATGGCGCAGAACACTTTGATATCGAAGTCCCTGACACTGCTCATCAGATTAGCAGCGGtttgtcttttgttttctcccccctTTATTGTATCTTGCTATTTAAAGAGACTTACCGAATAAAGTAACATCAATAAtgcttttaaaatctaaaatcacattttgGGAAATTTTGTAATATGTTTTGTTGGATGTACAGATTCATGGTTTCAAGTGGCGTTCGTTCTTACAACCGGTATAAACAACGCGTATGTGTTGGGATATTCAGGAACAGTAATGGTTCCATTAGGTTGGGTTGGTGGTGTAATTGGTCTTATTCTTGCTTCTGCAATCTCTCTCTATGCAAATATTCTTGTAGCCAAGCTTCATGAGTTTGGTGGCAAAAGACACATTCGCTATAGAGATCTTGCTGGATTCATTTACGGTAAGAGAACCAAACATGTTCCGTTTCTCTTCTTTGTTCTTTCTTTCATGAAGTaattgttctcttttttttttcaggtagAAAGGCTTATTGTGTTACATGGGGATTGCAATATGTCAATCTTTTTATGATTAATTGTGGATTTATCATCCTAGCTGGTTCTGCTTTAAAGGTAGTAAACATCTTGATTCTTGGTTCTTGATTCCGTGTGAGCCAAGTTAGTCAGTTTGGAGTGTGTTCTGTTTCTACAGGCTGTTTATGTGCTTTTTAGGGATGATCATACCATGAAACTACCTTACTTTATAGCTATCGCCGGTTTTGTATGTGCGGTTTTTGCCATTGGTGTTCCTCACTTATCGGCTCTAGGGATCTGGCTTGGAGTTTCGACAATACTCAGTCTCATCTACATCATTGTGGCAATGGTCCTATCAGTTAAAGATGGTATATAACCTAAATGATGATCATGCTGCAGCTTCAACCATACTTATACCTACTGATAAATCCGATTCTTTACgcttatttttgttatattttaggagTGAAAACACCACATTCAAGAGATTACGAGATACAAGGATCATCGATAAGTAAACTATTTACCATCACAGCTGCTGCcgcaaatcttttttttgttttcaacacAGGGATGCTTCCAGAAATTCAGGTTGAGactgtttttttattatattttaataaaatgtgattcttttttgttgtttatatGAAAATGCAGACGCATAAATGATCTTTTATATGCTTTGACAGGCGACAGTGAAGCAACCGGTTGTGAAAAATATGGTGAAGGCTCTATACTTTCAGTTCACGTTAGGTCTTTTACCAATGTACGCGGTTATGTTCATTGGATATTGGGCTTACGGATCTTCAACCTCCACCTATCTGCTAAACAACGTTAATGGCCCAGTCTGGGTCAAAGCCCTTGCTAACATCTCAGCTTTCCTTCAGACCGTTATCTGTTTGCACGTAAGTTTCTTTGCATGATCTTTTTGGTTAGAGATTGTCTTTTTGGTTAGAGACAATCTTTTTGGTTAGACACAATATAAAAGATATAGGTTAATTTACTTctataactaattaattttaagtTGAGAGTTTATTTAActtaatatattattagaatTAGATTGATGGTAATATGTCACATCTGAAGTTTGGAAGAGATTCTAActagttataaaatatattaattatttcatttataatcaattgattttaagtttgaaACTCATTTGTTCGTCTGTTAGTATATACTCAACTCTAAGTGTTTTGGCAACTGCTTGTCTTTTGTAAGTTACATCTAAAGCTAGTTTATTTGTTTGTAGATTTTTGCGAGTCCATCATATGAGTATATGGACACAAAGTTTGGGATCAAAGGAGGCACATTTGTGTTAAAGAACTTGTTGTTTAGGATCATGGCTCGAGGCGGGTACCTAGCGGTTAGCACACTTCTCTCGGCGCTCTTGCCCTTCTTAGGGGACTTCATGAGCCTCACTGGTGCACTGAGCACAATCCCTCTTACATTCATTCTAGCCAACCACATGTACTATAAGGCTAAGAACGATAAGCTCAATACTATGCAGAAGCTGTGGCACTGGCTTAACGTTGTCTTCTTCAGTTTGATGTCCGTTGCTGCCACTATTGCAGCTCTTAGACTCATCGTTGTTGACTCCAAGAATTTTCACGTTTTTGCAGATTTGTAATTTATTCTTTATATTCTTCTCCTGCTATATCTTgtattcctttaaaatcctaTTATAGGGTAAATAAAAGGGTAAAACCCTAAATAGCTCAAAAAGAATCTATGacaattttaccaaaaaaaaaagaaaagaatctatgacaaaataatacattaaaaatctccaaaatagagtGTAAAATGATCAATTATTATTCCAAATCATACTCTTAACCTTATTTTACTTCCTAAGTATTGAATCTTAAACTCTAATCACAgatcgaaaagaaaaaaaatccatttaaatttttaattaatgttatggaaaaaaatgtgtgtgtgtgtgtgtgtttattaCTAGTGAGGCTTATTTctctaaataaaattatatgtttcatAAACAAGTATAAAGATTATTACACTTTCATGATATCATTTTGTTTGCTTACTAACAAGGAATATTTGATTAGACAACTAATAATCTATGCTTAATAATCTCTTAGTCAAGTATTATGAACTTAATTAATCAACAATGAATGATTTGCTGTTacatatttaaactaaaaaataattagacCGGCCAAAGTGGAGCCCCACTGTCTCCACCAAAGCTCAATGCAATAATCATTaacctttcatcttcttcttcacattcaTCTTCTTCACGATCAGATCGACGAAGAGGTAAAAGACTTCTCCTTTTGTAAATTCTACACGGTTTCACTCTGTTAAAGTTAGCTTCTTTTTATTTGTAGTTCCTGTTAGGACAAGAAAGAAGCAATCTTTTGTTCTgaaatttctgatttaaatcACCTATTCATCTGATGCAAATTGTTCAATGTAGATATAAGTCTCTCTGTGCTGCTTTTGAATTCTTAttagctttttttttggttgtgtaCTGTGTAGCGAGCTTTCAGCTTTAGAGATCTGAGGAGGACAAgaccaaacacaaaaaaaacgaTGTCGTTTACAGGGACTCAGCAGAAATGCAGAGCGTGCGAGAAGACGGTGTACCCTATGGAGCTTCTCTCAGCTGATGGGGTTTCTTTTCACAAGTCTTGCTTCAAGTGCTCTCACTGCAAAACCACACTTCAAGTCAGTTTCCTGCTctcttttgcttttgctttttcCCATAATCATAGTTTAATAGTTCAGTAAAATGTTTAAGGGGTTAATCAAGGATTCTCTAAATAGTGAGAGTCATGAGTTAAAAAATGTGTTGATGGTTTTGGTTTTTTCCTAACAGCTGAGCAATTACTCATCAATGGAAGGTGTGTTGTACTGTAAGCCTCATTTTGAGCAGCTCTTCAAGGAGACTGGTAGTTTCAACAAGAACTTTCAGTCACGTATGTAGTTCCTCTTCTTTTCTTACCTTTGGATTCAACACTCTTACTTGCTTGTGGTCTCACTTAATCTTCAAACTTTCTTTTCCTCTCACAGCTGCAAAGCCATTAACTGACAAGCCAACTCCTGAGCTGGTAGACATTGTCTTCTTAACCAATATAGCTCCTTGTTATTATCTAGTTACATGACTCCTATTTGGTTATGTTCTCAGACAAGGACACCAAGCCGAGTTGCTGGAATGTTCTCTGGAACGCAAGACAAGTGCGCTACTTGCAGTAAAACCGTGTATCCTATCGAAAAGGTTAATATTAACATTAAACCTTGATACCTCTTTGTTAGATCATTTGCAATGAAGAACTTGGAGATCTCTTTACACAGTCCATTCTTAGTCTTGTTATGTTGATTAACAACCACAGGTGACTGTGGAGAGCCAGTGTTACCATAAGTCTTGCTTCAAATGTTCACATGGAGGCTGTGCGATTTCTCCATCGAACTATGCAGCGCTCGAGGGGATATTGTACTGCAAGCACCACTTCGCTCAGCTTTTCAAGGAGAAAGGAAGTTACAATCACCTCATCAAATCTGCCTCCATCAAACGCTCTG encodes:
- the LOC106438068 gene encoding serine/threonine-protein phosphatase PP1 isozyme 4, giving the protein MATTQGQQTAIDAAVLDDIIRRLTEVRLARPGKQVQLSEAEIKQLCTTARDIFLQQPNLLELEAPIKICGDIHGQYSDLLRLFEYGGFPPSANYLFLGDYVDRGKQSLETICLLLAYKIKYPGNFFLLRGNHECASINRIYGFYDECKRRFNVRVWKVFTDCFNCLPVAALIDDKILCMHGGLSPDLDHLDEIRSLPRPTMIPDTGLLCDLLWSDPGKDVKGWGMNDRGVSYTFGPDKVSEFLTKHDLDLVCRAHQVVEDGYEFFADRQLVTVFSAPNYCGEFDNAGAMMSVDENLMCSFQILKPAEKKSKFMMSTKI
- the LOC106438066 gene encoding proline transporter 1, translated to MSATGAKNRTSNVNGAEHFDIEVPDTAHQISSDSWFQVAFVLTTGINNAYVLGYSGTVMVPLGWVGGVIGLILASAISLYANILVAKLHEFGGKRHIRYRDLAGFIYGRKAYCVTWGLQYVNLFMINCGFIILAGSALKAVYVLFRDDHTMKLPYFIAIAGFVCAVFAIGVPHLSALGIWLGVSTILSLIYIIVAMVLSVKDGVKTPHSRDYEIQGSSISKLFTITAAAANLFFVFNTGMLPEIQATVKQPVVKNMVKALYFQFTLGLLPMYAVMFIGYWAYGSSTSTYLLNNVNGPVWVKALANISAFLQTVICLHIFASPSYEYMDTKFGIKGGTFVLKNLLFRIMARGGYLAVSTLLSALLPFLGDFMSLTGALSTIPLTFILANHMYYKAKNDKLNTMQKLWHWLNVVFFSLMSVAATIAALRLIVVDSKNFHVFADL
- the LOC106438063 gene encoding LIM domain-containing protein WLIM2a-like — its product is MSFTGTQQKCRACEKTVYPMELLSADGVSFHKSCFKCSHCKTTLQLSNYSSMEGVLYCKPHFEQLFKETGSFNKNFQSPAKPLTDKPTPELTRTPSRVAGMFSGTQDKCATCSKTVYPIEKVTVESQCYHKSCFKCSHGGCAISPSNYAALEGILYCKHHFAQLFKEKGSYNHLIKSASIKRSAAAAATAASAVEDVPES